In Flavobacteriaceae bacterium, the following proteins share a genomic window:
- a CDS encoding RidA family protein, with translation MKTIITTSKAPAPIGPYNQAVLNNNILYTSGQIAFHPETMELIYDDIKTETKRVMENLKAILDEAEMTFENIIKATIFISDMDNFGQINEVYGTYFNDDTAPARECVQVARLPKDANVEISMIAMK, from the coding sequence ATGAAAACTATAATTACTACATCAAAAGCACCAGCTCCAATTGGACCATATAATCAAGCTGTTTTAAATAACAACATACTTTATACATCAGGGCAAATTGCTTTTCACCCAGAAACAATGGAGCTTATTTATGATGATATAAAAACAGAGACTAAACGTGTAATGGAAAACTTAAAAGCAATTTTAGATGAAGCAGAAATGACTTTTGAGAATATCATAAAAGCGACTATTTTTATTAGTGATATGGATAATTTTGGACAGATAAACGAAGTATATGGAACTTATTTTAATGATGATACTGCTCCTGCACGCGAATGTGTGCAAGTGGCGCGTTTACCAAAAGATGCTAATGTAGAAATTAGCATGATTGCAATGAAGTAA